One genomic segment of Desulfomicrobium sp. ZS1 includes these proteins:
- the ispE gene encoding 4-(cytidine 5'-diphospho)-2-C-methyl-D-erythritol kinase: MSMVWKLRAGCKVNLYLDIVGVREDGYHEIESLFYPLPAPCDILDVGLTRGQGLLLTCSAAALETEENILSRVYSGFAGATGFAPGVSVHLDKNIPMGAGLGGGSSDAAVFLSWLNARAGERALPKSELSRLALTLGADVPFFLGNEPAWVTGIGEKITPVSCDLTSYTVLVVCPEVHVDTKWAYKRWDEMFESARGRPRKELTPENSPIMSLCFTKPPKLWNGFEEVVFHEFPTLYEVKKHILNHFPDACVMSGSGSSFVALFSSPERAVRCAGDMRAEGHACYASSFGEPLVMDS; the protein is encoded by the coding sequence ATGAGCATGGTCTGGAAGCTGCGCGCCGGGTGCAAGGTCAACCTCTATCTGGACATCGTCGGGGTGCGGGAAGATGGCTATCATGAGATTGAGAGCCTCTTTTATCCACTCCCTGCGCCTTGCGACATCCTGGATGTGGGGCTGACTCGCGGTCAGGGTCTGCTCCTGACCTGCTCGGCCGCGGCCCTGGAAACCGAGGAGAACATCCTGTCCAGGGTATACTCCGGATTTGCCGGGGCCACGGGCTTTGCTCCGGGCGTGTCGGTGCACCTCGACAAGAATATTCCCATGGGCGCGGGGCTTGGAGGCGGCAGCAGCGATGCGGCCGTTTTCCTTTCCTGGCTCAATGCCCGGGCCGGTGAGCGGGCTTTGCCCAAGAGTGAGCTGTCAAGGCTTGCGCTGACCCTGGGAGCCGATGTGCCCTTTTTTTTAGGCAACGAGCCAGCCTGGGTCACGGGGATCGGCGAAAAAATCACACCGGTGTCCTGCGATTTGACGAGTTATACGGTGCTGGTAGTCTGTCCCGAGGTGCACGTCGACACAAAATGGGCCTACAAGCGCTGGGACGAGATGTTTGAAAGCGCAAGGGGGCGTCCAAGAAAAGAGTTGACACCCGAAAACAGCCCTATTATGAGTCTTTGCTTCACGAAACCGCCCAAGCTTTGGAATGGATTTGAAGAAGTTGTTTTTCATGAATTTCCAACGCTTTACGAGGTTAAAAAGCACATACTGAATCACTTTCCGGACGCCTGCGTCATGAGTGGAAGCGGTTCGAGTTTTGTGGCTCTTTTTTCTTCTCCGGAGCGTGCTGTCCGATGTGCCGGCGATATGCGGGCCGAGGGACACGCCTGCTACGCGAGCAGTTTTGGAGAGCCGCTTGTCATGGACTCGTGA
- a CDS encoding rod shape-determining protein, translated as MFFSKLFGFLGKNLAMDLGTANTLLYSPKDGIVLNEPSVVALDIRNDAILAVGREAKEYLGRTPERIRAVRPLKDGVIADFEVTKVMIAYFIKKVITGMRIVKPRMVICVPAGITQVEKRAVIESALQAGAREVKLIEEPMAAAIGAGLPIHEPRGNMVVDIGGGTTEVAVISLSAVAYSESVRIAGDELNDAIQRYVQDEFQLLIGENMAEAAKIHIASAVPLPEPLQYRVAGKNLVDGNPKSIILNDSHVREAIKEPVAAIVAAVRRALEKTPPELVADIATNGLLLAGGGALLKGLDKLITQQSSLMVHIDDDPLTTVVRGTGRSLEDEACFSKVYIN; from the coding sequence ATGTTTTTCAGCAAGCTTTTCGGTTTTCTGGGCAAAAATCTGGCCATGGACCTTGGCACGGCCAATACGCTCCTGTACTCTCCCAAGGACGGGATCGTGCTCAATGAGCCTTCGGTGGTGGCCCTCGACATCCGCAACGACGCCATTCTGGCCGTGGGCCGGGAGGCCAAGGAATATCTCGGCCGCACTCCGGAACGAATCCGTGCCGTGCGCCCCTTGAAGGATGGGGTCATCGCCGATTTCGAGGTCACCAAGGTCATGATCGCCTACTTCATCAAGAAGGTCATAACCGGCATGCGCATCGTCAAGCCGCGCATGGTCATCTGCGTGCCTGCGGGAATAACCCAGGTGGAGAAGAGGGCGGTCATCGAGTCGGCGCTGCAGGCTGGCGCGCGGGAGGTTAAACTCATCGAAGAGCCCATGGCGGCGGCCATCGGCGCGGGTCTGCCCATCCATGAGCCCAGGGGGAACATGGTGGTCGACATCGGCGGCGGCACCACCGAGGTGGCGGTCATTTCGCTTTCCGCCGTGGCCTATTCCGAATCCGTGCGCATTGCCGGGGATGAGCTCAACGACGCCATCCAGCGTTACGTGCAGGATGAATTTCAGCTTCTGATCGGTGAGAACATGGCCGAGGCGGCCAAGATCCATATCGCCTCCGCCGTGCCCCTGCCCGAACCCCTGCAGTACCGGGTGGCGGGCAAGAATTTGGTCGACGGCAATCCCAAATCCATCATCTTGAACGATTCCCATGTGCGCGAGGCCATCAAGGAGCCTGTGGCGGCCATCGTCGCGGCCGTGCGCAGGGCCCTGGAAAAGACTCCGCCCGAGCTGGTTGCGGACATCGCGACCAACGGCCTGCTTTTGGCCGGAGGCGGGGCGCTTTTGAAAGGCCTGGACAAGCTCATCACGCAGCAGAGTTCGCTCATGGTGCATATCGACGACGATCCCCTGACCACCGTGGTGCGCGGGACAGGGCGGTCTCTTGAGGACGAGGCGTGTTTTTCGAAGGTCTACATCAACTAG
- a CDS encoding ribose-phosphate pyrophosphokinase gives MPRMGELKIVTGTANPALAARICDHLGCKLTHSLVDKFSDGEIRVEMGDNVRGDDVYVVQSTCAPVNHNLMELCLMLDALKRASAGRVTAVVPYFGYARQDRKVVPRAPISAKLVADFITVAGVDRVLTIDLHSGQIQGFFNKPVDNLYAAQVLLEYIRNLGDNLIIVSPDAGGTERARAYAKRLGVGLAIVDKRREGPNKAHAMQLIGDVKGKIAVVLDDMIDTAGTMTEAGNMLAENGAQDVVACASHAVLSGPAVERLNNSAFSQVIVTDTIPLNAQALSSDKFKVISVGSLIAKAIHNIHSESSVSVLFS, from the coding sequence ATGCCACGCATGGGCGAGCTGAAAATCGTCACGGGAACCGCCAATCCGGCTTTGGCTGCCCGCATTTGTGACCATCTGGGCTGCAAGTTGACTCATTCACTGGTCGATAAGTTCAGCGACGGAGAGATCCGCGTCGAGATGGGCGATAACGTTCGGGGTGACGATGTGTACGTGGTGCAATCCACCTGCGCTCCGGTCAATCACAACCTTATGGAACTCTGCCTGATGCTCGACGCTTTGAAGCGCGCCAGCGCGGGCCGGGTCACGGCGGTGGTGCCATATTTCGGCTACGCGCGTCAGGATCGAAAAGTCGTGCCCAGGGCGCCGATCAGCGCCAAGCTGGTGGCCGATTTCATCACGGTTGCCGGTGTCGATCGCGTGTTGACCATTGATCTGCATTCCGGACAGATTCAGGGCTTTTTCAACAAACCCGTGGACAACCTTTACGCGGCCCAGGTTCTGCTTGAATACATTCGCAATCTCGGCGACAACCTGATCATCGTTTCGCCCGATGCGGGCGGCACGGAGCGGGCCAGGGCTTATGCCAAGCGCCTTGGCGTGGGACTGGCCATCGTGGACAAACGCCGCGAAGGTCCCAACAAGGCCCATGCCATGCAGCTCATCGGCGACGTCAAAGGCAAGATCGCCGTTGTCCTTGACGACATGATCGATACCGCCGGCACCATGACCGAGGCCGGCAACATGCTGGCAGAAAACGGTGCCCAGGATGTCGTGGCTTGCGCTTCTCATGCGGTCCTGTCCGGGCCTGCCGTGGAGCGTCTGAACAATTCGGCTTTTTCGCAGGTCATCGTGACCGATACCATTCCGCTCAACGCCCAGGCTCTGAGCAGTGACAAATTCAAGGTAATTTCCGTTGGCAGTCTTATTGCCAAGGCTATACATAATATCCATTCCGAATCTTCCGTCAGCGTCCTGTTCAGCTAA
- a CDS encoding CarD family transcriptional regulator — protein sequence MFSVDELVVYPAQGVGKVERIETQEIGGVATELIIVRILSNNVTLMVPVKNARNVGLRGVYSPEQADEIRVYLQDRTDFTGYSGQNWNRRYREYSEKLKSSDLRDVAYVLKELILIGKDKELSFGERRLLEQAMGLISLELSFALKQDQAEVKKSIEDLFADILHAKDAENEAEVD from the coding sequence GTGTTTTCAGTTGATGAACTTGTCGTCTATCCCGCTCAGGGGGTCGGTAAGGTCGAAAGGATTGAGACCCAGGAGATCGGCGGCGTTGCCACTGAACTGATCATCGTGCGTATATTAAGTAATAACGTCACCTTGATGGTTCCCGTGAAAAACGCCCGCAATGTCGGACTGCGTGGTGTCTATTCTCCTGAGCAGGCAGATGAAATTCGCGTCTACCTCCAAGACAGAACCGATTTTACAGGTTATTCCGGCCAGAACTGGAATCGCCGCTATCGCGAATATTCCGAAAAACTCAAAAGCAGTGATTTGCGTGATGTCGCATACGTGCTGAAAGAACTCATCCTCATCGGCAAGGACAAGGAACTGTCCTTTGGCGAAAGACGTTTGCTGGAGCAGGCCATGGGGCTCATCTCCCTTGAGCTGTCCTTTGCCTTGAAGCAGGATCAGGCTGAGGTGAAAAAGTCCATTGAAGACTTGTTTGCCGATATTCTGCATGCCAAGGACGCAGAAAATGAAGCCGAGGTTGATTAG
- a CDS encoding YheT family hydrolase, translated as MRLATAFPFSSGHVQTLFPPFFRPMADACYERERFETSDGDFVDLDWSRGDGSEGLVFILHGLEGHSRRKYVLGMVKAAREHGLDAVAMNFRGCSGEPNRKVAMYHSGWTRDLHEALLMIASMGRYRSVDLVGFSLGGNVILKYLGENPPIIPEVVRGAAAISVPCDLEDSARALARPQCALYTRYLLDQLRKKIIEKSRLFPGELDIEGVEKLRTFRQFDDRFTAPLHGFRDALDYWRRSSSRHYLSGIDRRTCIINAANDPFLGPRCYPVQEVRANECLNLLTPPTGGHVGFVGSGRGGMYWSEWTTMRFLLQQTGAHVQE; from the coding sequence GTGCGGCTTGCGACCGCGTTTCCCTTTTCCTCGGGACATGTGCAGACCCTTTTTCCGCCCTTCTTCCGCCCCATGGCGGACGCGTGCTACGAGCGGGAGCGCTTTGAGACATCGGACGGCGATTTCGTGGATCTGGACTGGTCCCGGGGAGACGGGAGCGAAGGCCTTGTGTTCATCTTGCACGGCCTGGAAGGGCACTCCAGGCGCAAGTACGTGCTCGGAATGGTCAAGGCTGCGCGCGAGCACGGACTTGACGCCGTGGCCATGAACTTCAGGGGCTGCAGCGGGGAGCCGAATCGCAAGGTGGCCATGTACCATTCGGGCTGGACCCGCGACCTGCATGAGGCCCTGCTCATGATTGCGTCCATGGGGCGCTACCGGAGCGTGGACCTGGTCGGATTCAGCCTCGGCGGAAACGTCATTCTCAAATATCTTGGGGAAAATCCGCCTATTATCCCCGAAGTCGTTCGCGGGGCCGCGGCCATATCCGTGCCGTGTGACCTGGAGGATTCGGCCCGGGCTTTGGCGCGTCCCCAGTGCGCGCTCTACACCCGCTATCTGCTTGACCAGTTGCGAAAGAAGATTATTGAAAAGAGTCGCCTTTTTCCGGGAGAGCTTGATATCGAGGGCGTGGAGAAACTGCGCACCTTTCGCCAGTTTGACGACCGCTTCACGGCTCCCCTGCACGGATTTCGCGACGCGCTGGACTACTGGCGCCGCTCCAGTTCACGGCACTATCTGTCCGGGATCGATCGGCGGACCTGCATCATCAATGCCGCCAACGATCCTTTTCTGGGGCCGCGCTGTTATCCCGTCCAGGAGGTCCGCGCCAACGAATGCCTCAATCTGCTTACTCCCCCGACCGGCGGGCATGTGGGGTTCGTGGGTTCGGGCCGGGGCGGGATGTATTGGTCGGAATGGACGACCATGCGATTTTTGCTGCAGCAGACCGGCGCGCACGTGCAGGAATGA
- the pth gene encoding aminoacyl-tRNA hydrolase, whose protein sequence is MTYEGLIVGLGNPGTKYARTRHNFGFMLADHLLEHWAGQPGTACTARSGRLNAQLWDVSEDYGARRWIVAKPLTFMNLSGQVVGELSRKNGIPADRILVAHDELDLSLGTVRLKFSGGLAGHNGLKSVAAHLGTRDFARIRLGIGRPEGSEAMADYVLRSFMPAEWELVAQALGIALDAVLHYCSEGLTAATSRLHSR, encoded by the coding sequence ATGACATATGAAGGCCTGATAGTAGGTCTGGGTAATCCGGGTACAAAGTATGCCCGGACCCGGCACAATTTCGGTTTTATGCTCGCGGATCATCTTCTCGAGCACTGGGCCGGTCAGCCCGGAACTGCCTGTACCGCCCGTAGCGGGCGCCTGAACGCACAGCTATGGGATGTCAGCGAAGACTACGGTGCGCGGCGCTGGATTGTCGCCAAGCCGTTGACCTTCATGAACCTGAGCGGTCAGGTCGTGGGGGAACTCAGCAGAAAAAACGGGATTCCCGCGGACCGGATTCTTGTCGCCCATGATGAACTCGACCTCTCACTCGGCACGGTTCGTCTCAAGTTTTCCGGCGGACTGGCCGGTCACAATGGGCTCAAATCCGTGGCCGCGCATCTGGGCACCCGGGATTTCGCCCGGATTCGTCTGGGGATCGGACGTCCGGAGGGTAGCGAGGCCATGGCCGATTATGTGCTGCGCTCCTTTATGCCGGCCGAGTGGGAACTTGTCGCCCAGGCCCTGGGCATCGCGCTCGACGCGGTACTGCATTATTGCAGTGAAGGTTTGACAGCGGCCACAAGCCGCCTTCACTCTCGCTGA
- a CDS encoding O-methyltransferase: protein MPRLIKDPQAYFRALVPDRTQGDLLLAAAAAQRGVPVIGPVMGSLLALLCRVMGAVRVLELGSAVGYSTAFLARAMRDTGGFALSVDMHEAHCREARANLASFGLGERCAVLCADARALPFGRAGFDLVFLDVDQRYYAELEPVCYRLLRPGGLLVADNTAFADADAFNMLIQDGGRWDAVNIYAFLPNHAPEQDGICLARKKQTGEAKNDSHGNFQRDDED, encoded by the coding sequence GTGCCCAGACTGATCAAAGATCCGCAGGCGTATTTTCGCGCCCTGGTCCCGGACCGGACGCAAGGCGATCTGCTGCTGGCAGCGGCGGCCGCCCAGCGCGGGGTGCCGGTCATCGGGCCGGTCATGGGCAGCCTGCTTGCGCTCCTGTGCCGGGTCATGGGTGCCGTGCGCGTGCTTGAGCTGGGCTCGGCCGTGGGGTATTCCACGGCTTTTCTGGCCCGGGCCATGCGGGACACGGGTGGTTTTGCCTTGAGCGTGGACATGCACGAGGCCCACTGCCGGGAGGCCCGCGCCAACCTTGCGTCTTTCGGGCTTGGGGAGCGTTGCGCTGTGCTGTGCGCCGACGCCCGCGCTCTGCCTTTTGGGCGCGCAGGCTTTGATCTGGTTTTTCTGGACGTGGACCAGCGTTATTATGCAGAGCTTGAGCCCGTCTGTTATCGCTTGCTGCGGCCCGGTGGGCTGCTGGTCGCGGACAACACCGCCTTTGCCGACGCCGATGCCTTCAACATGCTGATTCAGGACGGCGGACGCTGGGACGCGGTCAATATTTACGCATTCTTACCGAATCATGCGCCGGAACAGGACGGAATCTGCCTGGCGCGCAAAAAACAAACAGGAGAAGCAAAAAATGATAGTCATGGAAACTTCCAAAGGGACGATGAAGATTGA
- a CDS encoding DegQ family serine endoprotease, producing MKYALRLFTIMFVFLASASMAAQLPDFTELAEKSGQAVVNISTVKIVKNQRNMQQFFPKGPQGQHPFGDFFDQFERFFGEQGQGTPREQRSLGSGFIFSADGYIVTNNHVIEGADSIKVNLLGDRNGDRSYDAEVIGTDKETDLALLKITADKPLPYLTFGDSDALKVGQWVMAIGNPFGLDHTVTAGIVSAKGRTIGAGPYDNFIQTDASINPGNSGGPLIDLDGEVIGINTAIVASGQGIGFAIPSDLARQVIEQLKEYKSVKRGWLGVSIQNVDENSAKALGLEEASGALVSSVTVGDPAEKAGIKAGDVIVAVDGVSVADAGDLTRKIGDLLPGVKITLSVWRDGKTVTIPLVLGERSAEKVAQGRPGAPDNQGEDVLGLSVRPVAEAEAKALELDRAQGLLVVEVSEGSAAAQNDLSAGDVILEANGKAVNTVKALKDVIEGDGKEKGVVMLLVKRQGRNVFRTVPLS from the coding sequence ATGAAATATGCACTTCGACTCTTTACCATCATGTTCGTGTTTCTGGCCTCGGCCTCCATGGCCGCGCAGTTGCCGGATTTCACGGAGCTCGCGGAAAAGTCGGGCCAGGCGGTGGTCAACATCAGTACGGTCAAGATCGTGAAAAATCAGCGCAACATGCAGCAATTTTTCCCGAAGGGGCCACAGGGACAGCACCCGTTCGGAGATTTTTTCGACCAGTTCGAACGTTTTTTCGGAGAACAGGGACAAGGAACTCCGCGTGAACAGCGTTCTCTGGGATCGGGTTTTATCTTCTCCGCCGACGGGTACATCGTCACCAACAATCATGTCATCGAGGGCGCGGATTCCATCAAGGTCAACCTCCTGGGCGACAGGAACGGAGACCGCTCCTACGACGCCGAGGTCATCGGTACGGACAAGGAGACGGATCTGGCGCTGCTGAAGATCACGGCCGACAAGCCGTTGCCGTATCTCACCTTTGGTGACTCCGACGCGCTCAAGGTCGGGCAATGGGTCATGGCCATCGGCAACCCCTTTGGCCTTGATCATACAGTCACGGCCGGAATTGTCAGCGCCAAGGGGCGCACCATCGGCGCCGGTCCCTACGACAACTTCATCCAGACCGACGCCTCCATCAACCCTGGCAACAGCGGTGGTCCGCTCATCGACTTGGACGGAGAGGTCATTGGCATCAACACGGCCATCGTTGCTTCGGGTCAGGGCATCGGTTTTGCCATCCCGAGCGATCTGGCCAGACAGGTCATTGAGCAGCTCAAGGAATACAAGAGCGTGAAGCGCGGCTGGCTCGGCGTGTCCATCCAGAATGTGGACGAGAATTCCGCCAAGGCCCTGGGCCTTGAAGAAGCCAGCGGCGCCCTGGTCTCGTCCGTGACTGTCGGAGATCCGGCGGAAAAGGCCGGGATCAAGGCAGGGGATGTCATTGTTGCCGTGGATGGCGTTTCGGTGGCCGACGCCGGCGATCTGACCCGCAAGATCGGCGATCTCTTGCCCGGCGTGAAGATCACGCTTTCGGTCTGGCGCGATGGTAAAACCGTCACGATCCCTTTGGTTCTGGGTGAGCGCAGCGCGGAGAAGGTCGCTCAGGGCAGGCCCGGCGCTCCGGACAACCAGGGCGAGGATGTCCTGGGCCTGAGCGTTCGGCCCGTGGCCGAGGCCGAGGCGAAGGCGCTGGAACTCGACCGGGCCCAGGGGCTTCTAGTGGTTGAAGTGAGCGAGGGGTCCGCGGCTGCGCAAAACGACTTGAGCGCAGGGGATGTCATCCTTGAAGCCAACGGCAAGGCCGTGAACACGGTCAAGGCCCTCAAGGACGTGATCGAAGGCGATGGCAAGGAAAAGGGCGTCGTCATGCTGCTGGTCAAGCGCCAGGGTCGCAACGTGTTCCGCACCGTGCCCCTTTCCTAG
- the rimI gene encoding ribosomal protein S18-alanine N-acetyltransferase, producing the protein MGEPGFELRLLGPKDAPALAALEAQVFADAWDAEHFRALLGQDRFMAVGAFDPVGLCAYLTAYSVAGELEIVNVAVAAALRGQGIGRSLLLFFLGQGRLRGAARAVLEVRSGNAAARALYGSCGFVQVGVRRAYYADSGEDALVLEWTACPD; encoded by the coding sequence ATGGGTGAACCGGGTTTTGAGCTGCGCCTGCTGGGTCCGAAAGATGCTCCGGCGCTGGCCGCCCTGGAAGCCCAGGTCTTTGCCGACGCCTGGGATGCGGAGCATTTTCGGGCGTTGCTGGGCCAGGACCGTTTTATGGCCGTGGGGGCTTTTGACCCTGTCGGGCTGTGCGCATATCTGACGGCGTACAGTGTGGCGGGTGAGCTTGAAATAGTCAACGTGGCGGTGGCCGCGGCGCTGCGCGGACAAGGAATCGGCAGGTCGCTGCTGCTTTTTTTTCTGGGTCAGGGGCGATTGCGCGGCGCGGCGCGCGCTGTTCTTGAGGTCCGCAGCGGCAACGCTGCGGCCAGGGCTCTTTACGGGAGCTGCGGTTTTGTGCAGGTGGGGGTGCGCAGGGCGTATTACGCCGACAGCGGCGAGGATGCCTTGGTGCTGGAGTGGACGGCGTGCCCAGACTGA
- a CDS encoding peptidylprolyl isomerase, producing MIVMETSKGTMKIELFADKAPVTCENFLHYVREGFYDGTIFHRVIPNFMIQGGGMTETMSEKKTGKPIKNEADNGLKNQRGTLAMARTQAVDSATSQFFINLRDNVFLDHGSRDFGYCVFAQVVEGIEVMDEIAGVPTGSFGFHQDVPKEPVIITRVSVEE from the coding sequence ATGATAGTCATGGAAACTTCCAAAGGGACGATGAAGATTGAATTGTTCGCGGACAAGGCCCCAGTGACCTGCGAGAATTTCCTTCATTACGTGCGCGAAGGCTTTTACGACGGCACGATCTTTCATCGCGTCATCCCCAATTTCATGATCCAGGGCGGCGGGATGACCGAGACCATGAGCGAGAAAAAGACGGGCAAGCCGATCAAGAACGAAGCCGACAATGGACTCAAAAACCAGCGCGGCACCCTGGCCATGGCCCGTACCCAGGCTGTGGACAGCGCGACTTCCCAGTTCTTCATCAATCTGCGCGACAACGTGTTTCTGGATCACGGTTCGCGGGATTTCGGCTACTGCGTGTTCGCCCAGGTGGTCGAAGGGATTGAGGTCATGGACGAGATCGCGGGCGTGCCCACGGGCAGCTTCGGATTCCACCAGGACGTGCCCAAGGAGCCGGTCATCATCACCCGCGTCAGCGTAGAGGAATAA
- a CDS encoding 50S ribosomal protein L25, protein MSEVTSLQLTPREERGKGPCSRLRSNGLVPGVFYNAKGENISFVVENLALGKAFEKVRYSKMIELQIEVDGQVQKRNALFKKLVKHPVKRRYDHVDFIGIDLDKEVQVTIPVEATGRAKGVVLGGKLEILEERVMVRCLPAAIPDSVVVDVTELEIGGKVLVDQLILPEGVKAVYDRNFPVIAIQTARGAKAGEEEE, encoded by the coding sequence ATGTCTGAAGTCACAAGTTTGCAGTTAACGCCTCGTGAAGAAAGGGGAAAAGGCCCTTGCTCCCGTTTGCGTTCCAATGGTTTGGTTCCCGGCGTGTTCTACAATGCTAAGGGTGAAAACATCTCCTTTGTTGTAGAGAACCTGGCTTTGGGCAAGGCTTTCGAGAAGGTGCGCTACTCAAAGATGATTGAGTTGCAAATCGAAGTCGATGGTCAGGTGCAGAAGCGCAACGCCCTGTTCAAGAAGCTTGTGAAGCATCCGGTCAAGCGTCGCTATGATCACGTGGACTTCATCGGCATCGATCTTGACAAGGAAGTGCAGGTCACCATTCCTGTCGAGGCCACCGGCCGCGCCAAGGGCGTCGTGCTGGGCGGCAAGCTCGAGATCCTGGAGGAGCGGGTCATGGTGCGGTGTCTGCCTGCCGCCATTCCTGATTCCGTCGTTGTCGATGTGACCGAGCTTGAGATCGGTGGCAAGGTGCTTGTTGATCAGCTCATTCTGCCCGAAGGGGTCAAGGCCGTTTACGATCGCAACTTTCCCGTCATTGCGATTCAGACCGCTCGTGGCGCCAAGGCTGGCGAAGAAGAAGAATAG
- a CDS encoding GAF domain-containing protein, whose protein sequence is MTMKYPSLDRLLESIGSVFDAYSVVLFCRNSAGTFDLTTSFSLGDSIRKGTKIEQGQGLVGWILKNNSPLVVEKFDEKNTFLGYYGAEQDEQIKVFVGCPLPGGRGALCMDSKKTYAFTSKDQRLLSLFAVVVAAIIDDVGEGGVSSREQALYRVLQQVYALREAHPKWTDFLNRYLALLAGASGYEYAFLVVSDEWGNNYLLEGSNKPFMSENVSARQSFSTGSGLLGWVFKKNQSVFFGDGKSELGRTPLFGRDIPGPVLNTLMAFPLKVHTRCRGVLVFGDRESRVISAEIKDFANMAADYLALFLENLYLRSKVRRFAPPSVTDPGDAPDFDNSDYHP, encoded by the coding sequence ATGACCATGAAATATCCTTCCCTGGACAGATTGCTGGAGAGCATCGGCAGCGTTTTTGACGCTTATTCGGTGGTTCTCTTTTGCCGTAATTCCGCCGGGACCTTTGATCTGACCACCTCGTTCAGTCTCGGGGATTCCATCCGCAAGGGCACGAAGATCGAGCAGGGCCAGGGCCTGGTGGGCTGGATTCTCAAGAACAATTCGCCGCTTGTCGTCGAAAAATTCGACGAGAAGAACACTTTTCTGGGCTACTATGGCGCGGAACAGGACGAGCAGATCAAGGTTTTCGTGGGCTGCCCCCTGCCCGGCGGGAGGGGTGCCCTGTGCATGGACAGCAAGAAGACCTACGCCTTCACCTCCAAGGATCAGCGTCTGTTGTCCCTCTTTGCCGTGGTCGTGGCCGCCATCATCGACGATGTGGGCGAGGGCGGGGTCTCCAGCCGTGAACAGGCCCTGTATCGCGTGCTGCAGCAGGTGTACGCCTTGCGTGAAGCGCATCCCAAATGGACGGACTTTTTGAACCGCTACCTGGCGCTTTTGGCCGGGGCCAGCGGTTACGAATACGCCTTCCTCGTGGTCAGCGACGAATGGGGAAACAACTATCTCCTTGAAGGCAGCAACAAGCCCTTCATGTCCGAAAACGTCTCCGCGCGGCAGTCATTCAGCACGGGCAGCGGACTTTTGGGCTGGGTCTTCAAGAAAAACCAGTCGGTCTTTTTTGGCGACGGTAAGAGCGAGCTGGGGCGCACGCCTCTTTTTGGCCGCGATATCCCGGGCCCGGTCTTGAACACGCTCATGGCCTTCCCCTTGAAAGTGCATACCCGTTGCCGGGGCGTTCTGGTTTTCGGGGATCGCGAAAGCCGGGTCATCAGCGCTGAAATCAAGGATTTTGCCAACATGGCCGCGGATTATCTGGCTCTTTTTCTGGAGAATCTGTATCTGAGGAGCAAGGTCAGGCGTTTTGCTCCTCCGAGCGTAACCGATCCGGGCGACGCCCCCGATTTCGACAATTCCGATTACCACCCTTAA